Part of the Zea mays cultivar B73 chromosome 4, Zm-B73-REFERENCE-NAM-5.0, whole genome shotgun sequence genome is shown below.
TGGCCCACAGTTGTATCAGGTATACTGAAGAAGTTACAAGATAGAAACCTCAAACCTGTTTATCAACCTTTCAAAAAAAGGAAACCTGTTTATTGTCTCACAGGGATCATCACAAGTAGTACTTATAAAGTGAAAAATGTGCATATCTGTGTTAACAATCACCATGATACTGTAGGATGTACCTTCGTAAACTCAAGAGTCAAGACAACTGACATTGTTGGCTATTTCTTCAGGTTGATCCCTCAGGATCATACTTCTCCTGGAAGGCATCAGCCATGGGAAAAAATGTGTCAAATGCAAAGACATTTCTTGAAAAGAGGTACATAATCTCATTGTAgtaatgttgtgcacttgctctaTATACAGATACACTGTTGTGAGTTATGACATAGTACCGCTGATAATTTTCTTCTGTCATTGATAATTTTCTTCCATCATTGATTGTAAATAAATTCCAGTTGATTCTATGTAGCTCATCGTTGATTAATATAAGCGGCATGTGTGCCTAGGGATGGTAATGAATTatgatccaaatgtttcttcacaataaATTGTGGCCCTTAATAAATTTTAGTACAAAAATGAATAGGAATAGAGACCGAATCCTAAtccgattcgatccttaaattttatagtgtaagatTTAGAGCCCAttagactgtctccagcaacgtcccctaaatttcatcccctaaaggaatattctctgtcctttacagcacactctaaaagattctgttctctatatcttctcagtctccagcaacgtcccctaaattgcATCCTCTATACCTCATATTATATATTTTTCTCAACCACATTAACAGAAATTTTAGAGCCTGTATTTTTAAACAAAATATTGTCCATATAGCAAATCATTTtaaacatttttttaaaaaatatgtCATTTGCTTATCTTCATTGGCTTTCTTTTTTATCGGTCCTTGGTGATGTGCCGTAAAAAATCCCCTTCTCTCTCCTTGCGTTGCTTTGCCTCCTGCTGTCGAGCGGTGACCTGCTGGTGCTGCCCCAGCTGCTGGTCGTGTTGTGTAGCAGCAAGGTGGTGGAAGAGAGCGTGGGGGATCGAGGCTGTCATCAAGGCGGCGGAGATCGAGGATGCCATTGCTCCCAAAGTTGCAGCGCTGTGCCCATGGTTGAGTGTTTCACAGGTGGCGTAGACCCGCACCACCACACATCGCCGCCCGTGGCGATTGCTCCGCCGCTGGACCTACCCAGCTTCGGGAACCTCTTCGCGACGGACTCGACTGCACCCGTCGTGCTCCAACCTGCGGCATGGAATGCGCGAGGGGAAGCTTCCACCCCGGCGGTgcgggagggagagggagtgacGGATAGCGAATGCCCAGAGGAACTCCACATTTAGAGTGTCGAATGACGCACACTAATTTTACCGGAAGCTTTACCGTGCGTTGTTGGATGGATAAAGTAGCTCGGTGTCCTCCAAATTTAACGGACAGAACCATATACCACTCCTTGTTGGAGACAGTCTTACCACCCTGTGTGCCATAACAGATCATTCTTTCCTTCTGATTTCACATCTTATATTTTAATATGTTTTCATTGTAGATACACAGAGGATATGGAACTTGATGATGCCATCCACACTGCAATTTTGACTTTGAAAGAAGGGTATTGCAACCCACTTGTAGTTGCTTAGTTTAAAACATCCTAAATAGTTACTAATTGGTTCTGCATCTTGGACTTGCAGATATGAGGGGCAAATTTCCTCCAACAACATTGAAATCGGAATTATTCGAGCTGACCGTGAGTTCAAGTAAGTTACACAGACTCAATTATTACTGCCACCTTTATATGATCCATGTTCCTCTTGCCCCATCAAATGATCAAATCACTGCATCACTCATTGCTCCCATTCTGTTCTTTAGGGTTTGGTAACAACTTGTGCCCCTCTAGCTGTAGGGGAAATGTTTCTGTTTACTATGTTTTTGTTGTTGGAAATCTAAGGCTATTTGATATTACAAACTCCTTGCTACTTCAAATGGTTTGGTGAGAACTAACAGTTTCCATACAAATAATAGAGTTCTAAGCCCATCAGAGATCAAGGATTTCTTGGAAGAGGTGGAGTAAGTTGTCTGTTGATGATTTACTGTTTCAAACAAGAATAGCAGCATCACTTATGAGCAGCCAGCCTGAAGCTTGTCTTGGTTTTATCACTCTGTAAACTGATTTGCTCCAGCGACATGTCTTGGTTTTATCACTCTGTAAACTGATTTGCTCCAGCGACATGTGGTTCTTACATTTGAAACCCTCCTGAACGCATACTGTAGACAAATGAGATACGTAAGATGGATTTTGTATTTGACAGTCTCTACAGTTTGTTTATGTGATTCACGTTCTTGTGTGCTGTATCGATACCCAGGTGTTTGTTGTGGTCGCATTGCAGATTTTCTGTAGTGCATGGATTTCGTGGCTGTAAGAAATCAAGTTCGCTATCCTACTGATGCGCTTTTTTGGCGTGTGATAAGTTGTTTCAACCTGATGCGCCTGTGCAAGAGGCCATGAGAAGCGATATGGCTTGGAGCAATGGAGCGTGTCCCAAATTCAGTACTTGTGCGAGAACAAGAGTTCAATATAATATTGTTGGCAACGTGTTGAGTGCAAATCAAGTTTTCATATGAACCAACTAACAAAAGTCACACAAATATTAAATTATCATTAACAAAAGTCACAAAAAATTATTAAATTATAGATGTACTTAAAAATCAAGTTTTTGCGCAAACCAATTAACAAAAATCACAAAAAGATATTAAATTATAACTAACAAAAGTCACAAAAAATATCAAATGATAGATATACTTCAAATTCATCATATGATAAGAGATACAAAAAAGAGAAAACTGTAAGAGATAGTTTCACCTTTTTATCTTAGAAATTTCTTTTTTTATCTTTCAATATATGATGTATTTGAACTTCAAATGTTATACAACAGTAGATTAGACAATGAAGTACATATATAATTTTTTTGAGAATTTTTTATGACTTTTGTTAGTTGTTTTATATGGAGTTTGTACGAAAACTTGGTTTACATTGATATGTTGCCAATATTGTTAGTGTTTGAATTCATACTTAAAACTCATTAAAGATCTGCAGGGCACACTATGACGGGGGACCACCGCACGTGGAGTCTTATGCGGTTGCTAACAAAAACAcattagggcatgtacaatctAATAATATGTTGTGGTTCTTCGAGTAGTAGATATATCTAAAAAACTTCTTCATACAATCCAACATATCTAAGTCTTATATCTTATTCACTAGAATCCCTCAAGATATAACTTATTTATATAGGTTGTTGTATGAGTGAAACCACATCTAAACTTAGAGAACCGTGGTAGAGACAATTCTTCACCAAGATACTCACCCTCAACAAACTAGGGCTCAAGACCGTCCAGGAGTGGACGCTGTGGTACGACCATCTGCAGGTAACCTAGCGACCGAAATTTTCAGAAGCAGCAGGGTTTTGGACCATCGCGCTAACGTCTTCCGTTCTCCGCCGGAAATCAGGTTGGTGGATGGACGGTCGTCTACGAGGGCCTGACGTTCGTCACCATCCGCGGAGCCGGGCACGAGGTGCCTCTGCACGCGCCGCGGCAGGCGCTGACGCTCTTCAGCAACTTCCTGACAGGCACCAAGACGCCCACAACGGCGTTCCCCTAGTTTCAAAAGAATTAAAAAAAAGGTGCCTCCTCTTGCCCGGCAAAGCCGGCTGATATGTTTCTTTTCCCCCTTCTCGCTTCTACCAAAGTTGCAAGTGTAATTCGATTGGAAAAAAGTTCAGAAATAAAAGTCATAGTGCTGACCTCAATGCTCAGTCACAACCTCGCTTATCGAGAAATcattttttattttcttattaCTAAATACATCACAGACCAACACCATCGAGAACCCGAGTGTCCTCTCATTACCCCAGACACACACGCAACACACGAACGGTTAGTATTTCATGAATCAAGAACCACAAAGTTCATACAGACAGCACAAGGCAGACCTGACAACATGtagccatgcatggacaataggcTCTTGGCCTGGCACATGTTCTACGGCTAACCTTTCTTTGGCATGGCCGCCAGCCTTGTATACATGCGGGCCATTGATTGATAGCCTCTGATATCACCGGACCGCAGGAGATTGCCTATCATTGATCGAGCGAGCCAGAAAGTAAAGACAGATTCAGAATATCAGATAGGTTTGTTTCGGCAGTGCCTGATACTTCATATGTATTCTCATCTAGAGGGAGGCTCAGGCCTCCATTACAGCAATAGCTTATTATTTCTTATATGTCCTAAAGTGCCATATGACGAAATTTACAACATTTAGATTAAAATTTTATCATCTCAATCAAATAAGACAGATAACAAAGAAAGTGGTATAGTGTCGTAGTTTCCTGTGTAGTGTAGTTTGATATAGCACGAGAACATGAAAATGATACATAAAAAAATCATAAGTAGGAAGAAAGAGGTACCTGAATCACAGTTAAGTGGGCTGTCTGGTTCAGGGTGGGCCATCAGAGCAATTATGGCTCTACAAACAGACTGAAGGGTCCATATAGGGCTCCATGCATTCTTCAATATATCCAGACAAATCTCACCTGTCTAAGAACAGGGGAAAAAGACAAATGTAAGTAATCAGAAATTTCCCCTTCATCTTGAATATTCAGATTTAATAAATGCTAAAACTGGGGATCACAGTCTTATATAACCTTGAAATGCACATTTGGGTGGAAAGTTTTGGTCAAAAATCGAACTTGAGGAGGCAGCAGAGGATACTGCTCTGGAATTGCGAATGCAAGTTGAAACACACCACCTTCATAAGGTGTTTCAGAAGGGCCCTAACCACATAAATATAGATAATTAGAAGAGGCGATAATAAACAGCTAATCCTGCCTGTCACTGCACTTAAAAGTTACCTTGATAAGAGCAGTCCACTTGAATATGTTAGAATCATCACATATTAATTGGATATCAGGGTCAGCTGACTTCTCTCGCTGTACCTCCTTGTACTCCTTGAAAAGCCTTGCCCTAGATGCCTAGAGATAAAAGGTATTGCCAAAAAGGTTCAGGTTTCATGTTAAGAAAGAACCTTGTGACACAAAATATCTGATGGGTGTGGTGCATGATTTGATGTAGCATGTAGAATTTTCCTTGTTGACTACAACACCATACTCAATAAACTAACGTCTCGTTTGGATCCTTGGAATTGAATTCTATTCTAATAATAGAAATTTAGGCAAAGATCAACTAAGCTAATATAGTTTTTGtcgaaatatatttgtatattattattagcaaTATGTGGGAGATAAAATCATTTCCCATATTCTACCCCATGAACTTAAGATAGACTTATATTTGAGCTtcagaaagtggtggaatgtcaaattccaagccAAATAATCTACTTTATTAAGTAAATTCCAATTTCTCCAAAATGAATAGATCCAAACGGCCCTAAGAGGAAAAAGATGACATCGCTCCCTATGAAATACAAACCGTTGGCTATATGATCTTAAATAGTGGCATAACTGATGCATGAAGTAGCATAAGGAAACATGATCATTCAAAATTTAGGGGAGGACTGACATATATGCAATCAACGTGCTAATGAAGCAATTGCGAACTCACCTGCATCTTCTTGGTTCTCTACTAAAGAGTTATGACCCCAGGTCTGATTTAGGCAAAGGCATTACTGAATGCTGGCAAAATAAAAAACAATACTAAGTTAGAAAGATTCAGTAATATAGACAAAATGAATTACAGTGAGCTTTTCACGGACAACAAAATACCAAACCAAGATAAACATCATGGAACTAGATTCAGATAGTTATTGGCAATAATAATACAAAAAATTCATGAACTAACCACTCAGCAACAAGTTCTCATAAAATGGGAAAAAGACTGGCACAACAAAAGAATGGTCCCCTGACAACATAGTCAAACACATAGAATGTTTATTGATCATAAATATTTTCTCCTACCATCATACCTAGTGAAGGTAGATTAAATGTGTTCTCCTAACTGTAGAGCCAGTATCGTACAAACTCATCTGCAATGTATGAATCACACTTTCAAGATATTAATTAAATCATGCCAAGGTGAAGCATCCACAACAGTGTGTACTAATGAAGAAACCAAGCCAATCTACCCCAGCTCCTCTTCAACTTAAACGCCGGTGCCACCGATCTGGGTATTTGCCTGCCCAATCATCAGATCGACCATCGTTCGGCGGGCAGCAGCGGACTCAGGATGCCAGCCAAATACCAAAAAAACGCGCACCGGAAACCAGTCAGGAACTTCAATTCCCCTAACCCGACGACATGAGCCGCTACTTCCCTCAACGCCCTTAAATATTATCTCAACCATAACCGTATACGTATTGAAGTAAAGATACGGATGAAATAGAGCGTACCAAACGAATCTTGGGCTTATGGTGCCGGCTGGTCCATTCCGGCGTGGGAAACACCCGTCGGGAAATGTTTCTACGGAGAGAAGGGAGGACCGGAGGAGCTTCTGCTGTGACGGTGGgcagtggccgtcggagaagggaGTTGGGGGAACCGTGCAAGGCGGAAGAGGCGGCGGTGGGTCAGGCCCAGCCCAGGTGCAACCTATATTTGGTCACCAACTCAGATAGCCAGCCCAAGTACAACTTGGACTCCAGCCCAAAACGTTTCTTCTTGAGAAACACTCCGCTCTCTCTTTCCTCCTGCGATTCTCCATCTCTTTCCCTGCTCCGTCTCGTCGTTGTCTTCCCCTTTTTTTCCTCAGCCACCTCTCTCCCTCGCTAGAGCAAAAACCTTGCCACGAATCGCCGACACTCCAACCCGGAAGAGGCAACGAGGTGACTCCGCGCCTCGGTCATGGGTGACAGCCAATACTCCTTCTCGCTTACCACTTTCAGGTTCGTGCTCCCCTCGCTACATCGCTCGCTTACTCGTCTCCCCCATCGAGATCGGTGGGATTTTTGCGTCGTTACGGTGGTTTGATGTGAATTTTTTTGGTTGATTTCTCTGCAGCCCGTCGGGAAAGCTTGTGCAGATAGAGCACGCGCTCACGGCTGTCGGATCCGGGCAGACCTCCCTAGGGATCAAAGGTTCGATCTGTGCAGTATTCCGCTCTCGCTCCTCTGATTTCTTATGTTAGTATTTTTCTGTTGCTAGGTAGCAGAGATATGAAACAGCATTATGACGTCTTAGCACGTGCATTACATTAGGTCATTGCGGAGGGTTTAGAATTAGATCCTCTGGAAGTGTATTATTTTGGGTTTGTCTTCTTATGTTTGTGTCTTTGCATCGATTAGGGCTTCCATCCTTTCTCGTTAGCATTGCAGTGTTAATTGAAGATAACTAAAATGTAAATTCAACTGTGTATATAGTTGTGATTTTCTTATCACCTGGATAGCTACAAACATTTGCGGCTGTTTTCAATTTGTATGAATTATTGCTTGCAGCATTGGGCATTGCATGATTCATAAGTTCAGGTTGGGATGTGCACGCACACACAAAAAGATCTCTGACTAAATTACTAGTCCCTAAGTCCCTCCATTCCAAACTATAAGACATTTTGGCTGTTCTAGATACATCACCTTTGCTATGCACTTAAATATGGCTAGGTATATAGTTGAAACAATGTATTTAGAAAAATCAAAATGTCTTACAATTTGAAATATGGAGTACCAATTTAGTCACGATTAAATTATTTCTCTAATCTAATATGAATTGTCAAGTTATTTGAGATTGGACTTGTAAATTCCATGATGACTATTCGTGCTAATACATTTGACATCTTTTCCTATTTTTTACTGCATGTGCATGCTTACATTGCCCAAATTTTCTTTCTTCTTAATGCTAATCCATGCTGTAGAAATTGATGCTGATCTATTTTTGTTTGGATGGTTTGATGTTGAATGGGGGCTGTTGGAAATTGCAAGTTTGTTTTGCCACCTCATCTCTAGAGCACCGACTAACTCTCTTTCACAGAAGTCAACCAATGGTGCCACTCAGCCAAAGTCTGGCTGTGGAAGTTAAAAGTTATTTCATTTCCAGCCTCATGACAATCGTTTGTTATTTGAACTTCCTAATTAACATGATATTTGTTGTTCCTTATGAAGTCACTATTGATATATTTAGTACTATAATAGTATAGTGTAATGATCCGTGCCATACTAGTCTTTTTAAATCAAATTGCTGTGTTCTATGTAATATACATGGTCATTGGTTAGGCAGTACAACCATTTTATTTTACTTGTGCATCTTTGTTAATTCTGAAATATGTCATGTTTGCAGCTGCCAACGGTGTAGTGATTGCCACTGAGAAGAAActgccttctattttggtggatgAAACATCTGTATGTGtacctaagtttttgaattttctCTATGCCACATTCTTATCTTTCTCTATGATAAGTGCTAAACAGATACCTGCATGAAAACTTTTCAGGTGCAAAAGATTCAGGCACTAACACCAAATATTGGAGTTGTCTATAGGTACTACACTGTCTTGGTTGATCTTGTAttcatttttattttctattttggaATCAGAATACATTACATTACAATTGTGGTGAAGTTTAATGTGATTGTTGAAGTTATGGACTTTAATGCATCATCTCAATTGCCAAGCCTTTCTCTATCATGTTTTATTCATGCACTTTTCTTGCATTGTTTTCAGTGGGATGGGTCCAGATTTTCGTGTTCTGGTGAGAAAAAGTCGAAAGCAGGCACAGCAGTATTATCGGTTGTACAAGGTATAACATTTGGCAACTTGTTTAGATTTCTGGAAAAATATTTATATATCTGATAAGAGACTTCTTAGTCATTAGAGGTACGAAAGGGTACCTTAATCGTATGATCATATCTAGGTAGGGTGGCATTAATTTTTGGTACCTAGGCTAAATTGGTTACCTTAGGTACTGAGTTCATGTTTTCGTTTTGGTTCCTCCTTTTATCTTTTTAGGATATTTTTAAAAAGTTTCTCATATGTTAAAGACACTATTTGAAATGAATTTGTAATTCAAAAAACATATTCTCTTCTGCAATCTCGTTGTCaagtagaaaaatgtgttttAAATTATTGTTTCATTGTCAAATGCAGGAAATATATACCTAAGGTACCTATGCTAAATTGTTGTTATTGTTGTCAAATGCAGGAGCATATACCTGTAACACAGCTTGTGCGAGAGACTGCTGCTGTGATGCAGGAGTTCACACAGTCAGGGTATTTAACTAGACTTAGTTACTTACATTTTCCCATCGGTACATACAATAATGGCATGCACTGCCTAATTTATTATTGTTCATAAAAAAGCTGATGCCATATTTTTGGGACAATCTTCATGCTCGTATAATATAATATGCATTTAATTATTTTTTGATATTCAAAATATACACCTGGAATAACATTAGTTGGTTACTATATGCATATTACTCCCtccattcttttttatttgtcgcgttttagttcaaaaatgaactaacCGGCGACGAATATTTGAAAACGGAGGTAGTATTTTGCTCGGTCTGTGATTTTGCATTTTCTGTCGGGCCACAGGCGGGCTCGGGCCAATGGATTTTCATGTCGGGTTTTGcatggcccggcccggcccggtaaTTGATCAGATCTAAGCACAGTTGAACATGTTGGAAAATTCCAAACCTTTGGAGTTATCCTAGCTAACCAAAATAACCTCATTCTTGGAAAAGTTATCTTTTAAACCAGACATCTCATAGATATAAAGGGCAACTTTAAATTTGCAGCTTGCTCTTTGTCATCTGTTTTCAAGTCGGACGACTTGCTGGTCGTTCTGTCTTACCAACTTGGGCAATTAATCGTGATTGGGTTCAAATCAACTTGGACGATTAATCACAATtaatcggacgacttgaaaacagaTTCTTGAATACAGAGGATAGTGTCATCTGCATACTGCAGGATGGCCACTCCATAATCAATATATTCTGGCACTAAACCTTCAAACAACTTTTCTTCCGGGCTAAACACTTGGAATAGCACTGTATTTTTTAGTGCCTTATTTGTATATTACCTAAATAGCTAAACACTTGGAAGATCTGCTTCATTGAGTCACCAGATCGCGGGTTCGAAGCAGCCTCTCTGCATTTGCGGGAGGAAGGCTTGCCTCTGGTACTCGGTCTGCCATTTTTTTATTTGTACATTACCCAAATGTATTGCCCTGTGTGCAATCCAGCTATTGATTTTCAATTAATTGGTGATATTTTAGTGGTCGAGGGTTAAATATTGTTTATTTGCCAAGCGAGCCAACCAACATCATACATAGAATATGCACTATATCTATAACATTTAGTAGATATTTCCATTTATTGATTGACGCACTTGACGTCGTCGTGATGGCTTGACCAGACAGTTAAACTAATAGAGATTACTAGGATATACACCATCCAGTCAAAAGGATTGTACTAGCCTCTATTGTCTGGGGCTTTTAAGGTGATTAGTGAAAGCCTGAGATACGTATATGTTAATGAGTTTTACTTGTGATCCTTATTTGTTTCAGTGGTGTAAGACCATTTGGAGTATCGCTGTTGATTGCTGGGTATGATGACAATGGCCCACAGTTGTATCAGGTATACTGAAGAAGTTACAAGATAGAAACCTCAAACCTGTTTATCAACCTTTCAAAAAAAAGGAAACCTGTTTATTGTCTCACAGGGATCATCACAAGTAGTACTTATAAAGTGAAAAATGT
Proteins encoded:
- the LOC100284000 gene encoding ubiquitin-conjugating enzyme E2 16 isoform X1, with translation MQASRARLFKEYKEVQREKSADPDIQLICDDSNIFKWTALIKGPSETPYEGGVFQLAFAIPEQYPLLPPQVRFLTKTFHPNVHFKTGEICLDILKNAWSPIWTLQSVCRAIIALMAHPEPDSPLNCDSGNLLRSGDIRGYQSMARMYTRLAAMPKKG
- the LOC100192809 gene encoding Proteasome subunit alpha type-2 yields the protein MGDSQYSFSLTTFSPSGKLVQIEHALTAVGSGQTSLGIKAANGVVIATEKKLPSILVDETSVQKIQALTPNIGVVYSGMGPDFRVLVRKSRKQAQQYYRLYKEHIPVTQLVRETAAVMQEFTQSGGVRPFGVSLLIAGYDDNGPQLYQVDPSGSYFSWKASAMGKNVSNAKTFLEKRYTEDMELDDAIHTAILTLKEGYEGQISSNNIEIGIIRADREFKVLSPSEIKDFLEEVE